The genomic interval TGGTAAAGTGGTTCAGGTTTGAAAATGCAATGCTGTTAGACACTCTCAATAAGTATATATAGCTGTAAAGAGTAAAAAGGAACAAGTGTTTAAGTTGAGCATGAGTACTGGGATTAAAACGGGAATTAACGTGAGGGCAGGGTATTGTATCTCTGAAAATAAGTGATGGGAGGGAATGCTATGTGCCTCTAACTGTGTTATTGGTTCTTCATCTTGTATGAAATCCTTGGCTGCGTGAAACTGCTGCATAGGTTGTTAAACTGTTTCAGTACTGTTAGGAGTGCTTATGGGTTAAATAAGAATGTTTAATGATGTATAATGAGAAAGGCATTGTACCTGACTAATTTGTTTGTGAATATACAATGTTTTTGGGCTGATGAAACGCCGTAGTGGCTGGGAAATCTGTTTGACTTTGTTAAGTTGGTTGTGAGCATTTTCAACGTGTAACACTGTAAATTTTGGGTGCTGGGCTGCTGGACAGTTACTAAAATCGATACTGTATGTGTTATGACATAAATTGCAGAATTTGGTGATGTGATGCGTGCTTAATATTTAGTCTAATATATGTTATTGCTATGTGGAAGTGATTTATTGTCAAACTTCATTTCTGTGTAATGAATCTGGACTGTGTGAATGAATCTTGTAAGCCCTccataatatattttctctcttttttaatCTTAAGTAATACCAAGAGTGTTGTACAAGAAAAGACAATATCTAGGTAATTAATACTAATAACCAAACTAGCTTTCTAGGACATACTACTTAGCCTATCTAAACTAGTAATCAAgacaaattatttaacaatttatagTTAAATGTCAATATAAAACTAActttaatatgaaatattaaattagtaaataataatacttttaagaaaattggagaattattaatatttatagtttaaatatattttgatataaaatgttaaatttagcAAGACCTAAGCCCAATTTTCCAACCCAGGAGACTACTCAACCTAGAAGAAAAGCAAATCCATTGCTTATCTCTAACTTCAATTTCTTGCACAATGATCAGAAGGGTAGTTTCTCAGTTTAAACTGGATAGTTTTTGTTCATTGGcatgttttgtttaatgatGTAATAAATTCTCCTTAAGGCTAGTTGCTTCTGATGTCAGCACAACGGAAGGAGGACTATAATTGAATTGAAACAAGTGGGTGTAGCTAAATGGGGAACGATGAAGGTGGTGATGAGAAAAAAAGAGTGGTTTTTGTGACTGTTGGGACAACCTGTTTTGATGCTCTTGTGAGAGCTGTGGATTCTAACATCGTTAAGCAAGCCTTGTTTGCTAAAGGATACACCCACCTTTTAATTCAAATGGGTCGAGGATCATATCTTCCCACAAAGGTACTTTCCCCTTTATGATTTGTTTCCCTCTGTTTtctcatttgatattttttggtTGAGaatttcttttgtaataattaaattttaaatcaatttgtGCTGATAGGGGATGTGAAATTCTCACTTCATTTGTTGAACCAACATTACAAGCTTGCTTGAAAGAAAGGTTAACATATCATTGGTTATCAGATAAATATGTATGGATATGTTTAACAAACTCAACTTAAGCAAACTGACATCTAGTAACTGTATGCAACAAAGTTTAACTAATTCAAAAGATGGACGGGGATAACAATTTGTAGActttattattctcttttttatagTCTCGTTTTACTAAGTGTTACTTTCTTGTTattaaccttttcttttatatttgtagtCTGAAGGAGATGCTTCTTTGGCTGTAGACTACTTCACTTTTTCATCCAGTATTGCAGCTCATCTCAGATCAGCTTCTCTTGTCATCAGCCACGCAGGTATGTTGGCTACAACTTGTCTATTGCATGATTTTTTGTGTATTCTTATGTCTATATTGGTAGGTTATCATGTACTTTGTCTTGGTACCTCATTCTATATTCTGCTATTATTAATCAGCTTTCAGGACGACTGTGTTTGTGCGAATGGTGTTTGGTTAATGTTTGAGAACCTCTTTCATTTGAAACTAAGAAGTTGATAGATATCAATTCAGTATATAGGGATCAAATCAGCAGTAGGAGGAATTTTTATTGCATACCACCGTCCAACTTTGGGTACCAATAGGAGGATCTTTTCAGTGAGCTTTGGTGTTTTACAGTAGTTTTCTTGGGTTCCTCTACCTAGGAACCTAGCAGTTTCATTCTAAACCGATTGGATATCAAATAGAAGTACACCTTGTTATAAGAGATTAACTTCACACATGAAAGATTTACAAATATGAGAACTCCATTTACAAGTTGTCTAGAAGATGCTTCCACCAAGCACTTAGAAACTCTGAAAGCATGAAGTAATGTTTATTTCTAGATGTTTTGTTGCAAGTCGTTATGTGCATGAATTTCTATTTGTCCCAGCCAGACATGATGAACATTATGGCAATAGACTGGTTATTGTAGAGACAACTCTTCTGTGGAGAGTAGTCTCTAAGTACACTTACCTTTATACACACCCTTCTACCATATATATACTcctaatgattttttattgaataaccGCTATGCTGTTTTAATTCAAAACTTCTAACACGTAATCAGTTATTTTCTATGACATGTTCTTATTGATTACTATCACCAGTCCATTATTAATGGATCCTTTCCTGATTCACTTGGATCTCAATTCTCATCATCTTAATTAATAGTGGCTGACCTACTTGATTCCTTGGGCCCATTTGATGTTAGCTTTCCCCAATTTATGTTCTGTTTCAAGCACAAACTTGGTTTATAAAACTATTCTGATTTACTCTAACTACTCTGAATTTAAGCGGGGTGTTACTGTAACATTGGTTTAAAGAAGCAAAGAATAATTATTCATTTGCTTTGTTGCTGCCCTATCAGCTGTACAGTATTCAATATCAGTATTTCCTTCATTAGTCACAAGATATATAATGGATTTGATGAGTATCGGGAGTCATTTTGTTGTATCTTATTTAAAATGGATATTTTGATATGTTGGCACTGATGTTTATTCCATTACTACCAATGCTATTCCTTTCATCAAACTCAACACTTAAATTTGTTGCTGTATTGTGATTAAGCTGGGAGAACATcattcacatgaaaaaaaagACAACAATGCATGATAAGTGGAAGCTTTAAGTAACCTCTGTTGTGTTATTGTCAAGTCAAGGGTTAGGTAATCtctatttttctgttttattgtTTGGGGCTTGGTAACTTACTGTAACTACGAATTTATGCAGGGTCCGGTAGCATATTTGAGACATTGCGGCTTGGCAAACCTTTAATCGTGGTCGTAAATGAAGATCTGATGGATAATCATCAAAGTGAACTAGCCGAAGAACTTGCTGATAGAAAACATCTGTATTGTGCCAGTCCTCAAACACTACAGCAAACTATAGCGGATATGGATTTAAGTTCTCTCTGTCCTTACTCTCCAGGTGATGCTACACCGGTGGCCCAGCATATAAACTGTTTCCTTGGTTTTCCTGATGACTGATCTATACAGCCTTTTTGCCCCTCTTTTGTGGTTAAATGCCATTGGGAAGGATAATAATGAATTCTTGTCATATTTTGATGCCATAAATATTTTGGTCTTAGGAAGTGAAGTTCAGGTTAGTTTAAGTAATGTCTTGTGACACTTAACAGGGATGATATTCAATTTTGATAATCTTCGAATGCATTAAATATTCAGTCTTAGTGTTGAATTGAAGTGTAATGCACATGAGGGTTGGTACTAAAGTTTTGGTCGTCTCGGTGCCCTGAATATTCAGTTTTGGCGTTGAACTGAATATCATTTTCTAATCAAGCAATGTATATGTATTCGTGTACGCTTCTGAGTTAGTTtttcactagtgcagcgaagggAATATATTGCGAGTATTTTTTACTATACGTTGTGATTTATAAATCACGGCATATTCAGTCGCGGTAGTAAGTTAGAGACTTTAGTCCGtggttacaaccgcggtaaaaaGATTGGGAAATATATCGCAATTGTAGTAGGAATCGTGGTCcagaccttttcttttttaaagaaaaatattttcagtataggccgcggttagaACTGCGGTAAAAAATCCAAGAATAGACCgtggttcttgcactaaccgtTGCCAAAggactttaaaaaaaataaaaaaacgaacACTTTCTACTgcggttgtggtaacaaccgcgacatattcccctgcagttttttaaaatagcatgtctgtttttgtgatatccactaccacaaataCAGACTTGCATATTAAATacacgttcaaattcattttcaacagaacAAANacatgttgaaatgtattttaacatcaaataaagtacaaagtctaataaaatacaatctaatcaaatgcaatgtttaaatctagtaactaagatctattgtataatctaactatatactttGCAGCAGCGTTCCTaatgaataatagtggcttctcaggaactggtgtagtagtcttgaactTCTGcaaaagacaattcatattaattagtgtatataaattctaaatttgggaaaaaaatcaaaatttgttaaagttaaatattaccgtttcccagcgacttgtgatgtgagaacgaacaatatggACCATTCAATACATTATATAGTATTCACACTCATATGACCTATTTTGtttgttacactacaatatatcatca from Vigna radiata var. radiata cultivar VC1973A chromosome 9, Vradiata_ver6, whole genome shotgun sequence carries:
- the LOC106774201 gene encoding UDP-N-acetylglucosamine transferase subunit ALG13 homolog, producing MGNDEGGDEKKRVVFVTVGTTCFDALVRAVDSNIVKQALFAKGYTHLLIQMGRGSYLPTKSEGDASLAVDYFTFSSSIAAHLRSASLVISHAGSGSIFETLRLGKPLIVVVNEDLMDNHQSELAEELADRKHLYCASPQTLQQTIADMDLSSLCPYSPGDATPVAQHINCFLGFPDD